Proteins from a single region of Rhodospirillales bacterium:
- a CDS encoding Eco57I restriction-modification methylase domain-containing protein, giving the protein MNEQAGFTLRGRNPDVLTCIANLSNDEVFTPPEFANRMLDTLAGAWAARNGGANIWADRSVRFLDPFTKSGVFLREIATRLIAGLTEEIPDLQERVDHILTRQIFGIGITTLTSLLARRSLYCSKHANGEHSVARGFATDGGNIWFARTEHSWKNAKCEFCGAPRALFDRGPALENHAYAFIHTNDIKARIGELFGAEMQFDVIIGNPPYQLSADEAGQNVMPIYNLFIEQAKNLQPRYITMVTPSRWMAGGKYLDDFRSEMLGDRRLSVIVDYHNAAEMFPSVGINGGISYFLWDSEHDGDCEVTTVRGGIENGPDKRNLNEFDVFIRDIRSVYILRKVLAFSEPSFSDIVSPRDPFGPALSSNFKDYRAKPNDGDLRIHLNIGTKRETAWVSPHYVTKSDHLVDAWKVLIPKAGSGREREKSGVDLVLGPPLVAAPGSVCTLTYVVAGPFGSKEEADSVHSYLKTRFVRFLVSLRKISQDAPRGVYGFVPQQTWAERWTDEKLYEKYGLTADEIAFIESMIRPMAGADE; this is encoded by the coding sequence ATGAACGAACAGGCCGGTTTTACGTTACGGGGGCGCAATCCCGATGTTTTGACCTGCATCGCTAATCTGTCCAACGACGAGGTATTCACGCCGCCGGAGTTCGCAAACCGGATGCTGGATACGCTGGCAGGGGCATGGGCTGCACGTAACGGCGGCGCGAATATATGGGCGGATCGTTCCGTCCGCTTCCTTGATCCTTTCACGAAATCAGGTGTGTTTCTGCGGGAGATCGCCACGCGGCTGATCGCCGGGCTAACGGAAGAAATCCCCGACCTGCAAGAGCGGGTCGATCATATCCTGACCCGGCAAATATTCGGCATCGGCATCACCACCCTGACCAGCCTGTTGGCGCGACGGAGCCTCTATTGCTCGAAACACGCCAACGGTGAACATTCCGTGGCGAGAGGTTTTGCCACTGATGGCGGCAATATCTGGTTCGCGCGCACAGAACATTCGTGGAAGAACGCAAAATGCGAATTTTGTGGCGCACCGCGCGCGCTCTTTGACCGGGGGCCGGCGCTAGAAAATCACGCCTACGCCTTCATCCATACCAACGACATAAAGGCTCGCATCGGCGAGCTGTTCGGAGCCGAAATGCAATTCGATGTGATTATCGGAAACCCACCGTATCAGCTATCTGCTGATGAGGCAGGGCAGAATGTCATGCCGATATATAACTTGTTCATCGAGCAAGCCAAAAATCTTCAACCCCGTTACATTACGATGGTTACACCCTCCCGCTGGATGGCGGGCGGGAAATACCTGGATGATTTTCGGTCCGAGATGCTTGGTGATCGTCGATTGTCGGTAATCGTCGATTATCACAACGCAGCCGAGATGTTTCCGTCCGTAGGAATCAATGGTGGCATTAGTTATTTTCTCTGGGATTCCGAACATGATGGAGATTGCGAAGTTACCACTGTTCGTGGCGGAATAGAAAATGGCCCTGATAAGCGCAACCTAAATGAGTTCGATGTTTTTATTAGAGATATTAGATCGGTCTATATTTTAAGAAAAGTCCTCGCCTTCTCCGAACCATCATTTTCTGATATTGTATCTCCTAGAGACCCGTTCGGCCCCGCCTTGAGTTCTAACTTCAAGGACTATCGGGCGAAGCCTAATGATGGCGATCTGCGCATACATTTGAACATCGGGACAAAACGTGAGACCGCTTGGGTGTCTCCACATTACGTTACGAAAAGCGATCATCTCGTCGATGCGTGGAAAGTTCTGATCCCAAAAGCTGGCTCTGGCCGTGAACGAGAGAAAAGCGGGGTGGATCTTGTTTTGGGGCCACCGCTCGTAGCTGCTCCTGGATCTGTCTGCACCCTTACTTACGTTGTTGCGGGGCCGTTTGGGTCGAAGGAAGAGGCCGACAGTGTGCATTCATATCTCAAAACGCGGTTCGTGCGGTTTCTGGTATCGCTTAGGAAGATAAGCCAGGACGCCCCTCGTGGCGTTTACGGCTTTGTCCCGCAACAAACCTGGGCAGAAAGATGGACGGACGAGAAGCTATACGAGAAATATGGCCTTACGGCAGACGAGATCGCTTTCATTGAAAGCATGATCCGCCCGATGGCGGGTGCCGATGAATAA